A single Vanacampus margaritifer isolate UIUO_Vmar chromosome 14, RoL_Vmar_1.0, whole genome shotgun sequence DNA region contains:
- the LOC144034372 gene encoding zinc finger BED domain-containing protein 4-like, with product MASSTENMDQPRKRKLSPVWDHFNLTTENKVKCRLCSQELSYINRSTSSMLRHYRARHEKDETETPVNSPVMNSGASRKQAVDQAIVSMIIKDCQPLSIVEDEGFRDLLQLLEPSYVLPTRKAIKNMVSHKYEEQKEKVKEELQSAVAVSLTADMWTSINMESYLAVTCHYIDTENHVLRTSVLGVQHFPQHHTAKNMAQVKKNLMEEWAIAGKVRCLVTDAAENMIACAKKLQMRHYICIAHSLNLTVRKSYDQIETLSNIRNKTRQIVTFFRTSTTAKEKLAQVQQQMGKPVVKLINEVPTRWNSTYHMLERLTEQKEPVVVALASVTNDTAPLTAEDFNIIEETIRVLAPFNHATVELSEEKRVSGSKVIPMLKMLHCSLQRNALNVTTDTAIRLVENLNRRVVDHLCNLESLSITTLATLLDPRYKTVGFLSSSRANEAVKRLKAECAAEMRSPESTQTAPEEAQPGPSTPRPDDDLWQQLDAEVLENRANTNVTNDAIIEVQRYLSENNTQRTQDPLQYWQTQRLNYPNLYKLAMKCLCTPSSSVPCERVFSKAGEIVSKRRNRLRPNMLKKLMFLNKNV from the exons ATGGCATCATCTACTGAGAACATGGATCAACCGAGAAAGCGAAAGTTGTCTCCAGTATGGGATCATTTTAATCTTACTACGGAGAATAAG gtGAAATGTAGGCTCTGCTCCCAGGAGCTGTCTTACATTAACAGGAGCACGTCTTCAATGCTGAGGCATTATCGTGCACGGCATGAGAAGGACGAAACGGAGACACCAGTCAATTCTCCTGTGATGAACTCTGGTGCTTCCAGAAAGCAAGCGGTGGATCAGGCTATAGTGAGCATGATCATTAAAGACTGTCAGCCGCTCAGCATTGTGGAAGACGAGGGGTTCCGAGACCTGCTCCAGCTGCTTGAGCCCTCATATGTTCTGCCAACCAGAAAG GCTATCAAGAACATGGTTAGCCACAAATATGAGGAGCAAAAGGAGAAGGTCAAAGAAGAACTGCAGAGTGCCGTTGcagtgagtttgacagctgataTGTGGACATCCATTAACATGGAGTCATACTTGGCTGTAACTTGTCACTACATTGACACTGAGAACCATGTACTGCGTACTTCAGTTTTGGGAGTCCAGCACTTTCCTCAGCACCATACTGCCAAAAATATGGCCCAGGTGAAAAAAAACCTAATGGAGGAGTGGGCTATAGCGGGAAAAGTTAGATGTCTGGTCACTGATGCTGCTGAAAATATGATTGCATGTGCCAAAAAGCTGCAAATGAGGCATTATATTTGCATTGCACATTCACTTAACCTAACAGTGAGAAAGTCATATGACCAAATAGAAACACTCTCAAATATCCGCAATAAAACAAGGCAAATTGTAACATTCTTCAGAACGAGCACCACAGCTAAAGAAAAGCTAGCTCAAGTTCAGCAACAGATGGGAAAACCAGTGgtgaaattaataaatgagGTACCAACTAGATGGAACAGCACATATCACATGTTGGAACGACTTACAGAGCAAAAGGAGCCAGTGGTGGTAGCTCTGGCCTCTGTAACAAATGATACTGCTCCGTTGACGGCAGAGGACTTCAATATCATAGAGGAAACAATCCGTGTGCTTGCTCCCTTCAATCATGCGACAGTGGAGCTCTCAGAAGAAAAAAGAGTCTCCGGATCAAAGGTCATTCCGATGCTTAAAATGCTGCACTGCTCACTGCAGCGGAATGCCTTAAATGTGACCACAGATACAGCGATTCGACTTGTGGAGAACCTAAATAGAAGAGTTGTGGATCATTTGTGCAACCTGGAGTCTCTCAGTATAACGACACTTGCAACACTGCTGGACCCCAGGTACAAGACAGTTGGTTTTCTGAGTTCATCAAGAGCCAATGAAGCAGTGAAACGCTTAAAAGCAGAGTGTGCTGCGGAAATGAGGAGCCCTGAGTCCACCCAAACCGCCCCAGAAGAAGCACAGCCTGGACCTTCTACACCCAGGCCAG ATGACGACCTGTGGCAGCAGCTGGATGCTGAGGTTTTGGAAAACCGAGCAAATACAAACGTCACCAATGATGCCATCATTGAAGTGCAGCGTTATCTTTCAGAGAACAACACACAACGAACACAGGATCCGTTGCAGTACTGGCAAACTCAAAGACTGAATTACCCGAATCTTTACAAACTTGCGATGAAATGTTTATGTACTCCGTCATCGTCGGTACCGTGTGAAAGGGTTTTCTCCAAAGCAGGAGAAATTGTCTCAAAGAGACGAAATCGCCTCCGGCCAAACATGCTAAAGAAGCTGATGTTtcttaataaaaatgtgtaa